A window of the Enterobacteriaceae bacterium 4M9 genome harbors these coding sequences:
- the proA gene encoding glutamate-5-semialdehyde dehydrogenase, which yields MLEQMGKAAKAASYQLAGLSSKEKNHVLTQIADNLEARADVILKANEEDLAQARQDGLSEALLDRLALTPARLKAIADDVRQVCNLADPVGQVIDGGLLDSGLRLERRRVPLGVVGVIYEARPNVTVDVASLCLKTGNAVILRGGKETYRTNAATVKVIQQALEACGLPAGAVQAIESPDRALVSEMLRMDKYIDMLIPRGGAGLHKLCREQSTIPVITGGIGVCHIFVDGSMETAPALKVIVNAKTQRPSTCNTVETLLVHASKAAEFLPALGRQMAQSGVTLHADSAAQVLLADSPAKVEALQPQTLDDEFLSLDLNVVLVADIDAAIAHIRAHGTQHSDAILTRDMRNAQRFVNEVDSSAVYVNASTRFTDGGQFGLGAEVAVSTQKLHARGPMGLEALTTYKWVGFGDDTIRA from the coding sequence ATGCTGGAACAAATGGGTAAGGCCGCAAAGGCGGCCTCTTATCAGCTGGCTGGCCTGAGCAGCAAAGAAAAAAACCACGTGCTCACGCAGATTGCCGACAATCTTGAAGCGCGTGCGGATGTCATTCTCAAGGCAAATGAAGAAGACCTGGCACAGGCGCGCCAGGACGGCCTGAGCGAGGCGCTGCTCGACAGGTTGGCACTGACGCCTGCGCGACTGAAGGCGATTGCTGATGACGTGCGCCAGGTCTGTAACCTGGCTGACCCGGTCGGGCAGGTGATTGACGGCGGCTTACTCGACAGCGGTTTGCGCCTTGAGCGCCGCCGCGTGCCGTTGGGCGTGGTGGGTGTGATTTACGAGGCGCGCCCGAATGTGACCGTTGACGTGGCATCGCTGTGTCTGAAGACCGGTAACGCGGTGATTCTGCGCGGGGGCAAAGAGACTTATCGCACTAACGCCGCAACGGTAAAAGTGATTCAGCAGGCGCTGGAAGCCTGTGGGTTACCGGCGGGTGCCGTGCAGGCTATTGAAAGCCCGGATCGCGCGCTGGTGAGCGAAATGCTGCGCATGGATAAGTACATCGACATGCTGATTCCGCGCGGTGGTGCGGGCCTGCACAAGCTGTGCCGCGAACAGTCAACCATTCCTGTCATCACTGGTGGTATTGGTGTGTGCCATATTTTTGTGGATGGGAGCATGGAAACGGCCCCGGCGCTGAAGGTGATTGTGAATGCCAAAACTCAGCGCCCCAGCACCTGCAACACGGTAGAAACGCTGTTGGTGCATGCCAGCAAGGCAGCAGAGTTCCTGCCTGCGCTGGGCCGCCAGATGGCGCAAAGCGGCGTGACGCTGCATGCCGACAGCGCGGCACAGGTGCTGCTGGCAGACAGCCCGGCAAAAGTGGAGGCGCTACAGCCACAGACGCTGGATGACGAATTTCTGTCACTCGATCTTAACGTGGTGCTGGTGGCTGATATCGATGCAGCTATCGCCCATATTCGCGCTCACGGTACTCAGCACTCCGACGCCATCCTCACGCGTGATATGCGTAACGCGCAGCGCTTTGTCAACGAAGTGGATTCCTCGGCTGTCTATGTGAATGCCTCCACGCGCTTTACCGACGGCGGTCAGTTTGGTCTGGGCGCGGAAGTGGCGGTCAGTACCCAGAAGCTGCACGCCCGTGGCCCAATGGGTCTGGAAGCGTTGACCACCTACAAGTGGGTCGGTTTCGGCGACGATACGATTCGTGCCTGA
- the proB gene encoding glutamate 5-kinase encodes MSDSQTLVVKLGTSVLTGGSRRLNRAHIVELVRQCAHLHAAGHRIIIVTSGAIAAGREHLGYPELPATIASKQLLAAVGQSRLIQLWEQLFSIYGIHIGQMLLTRADMEDRERFLNARDTLRALLDNRIVPVINENDAVATAEIKVGDNDNLSALAAILGGADKLLLLTDQQGLFTADPRHNPQAELIKDVRGIDDALRAVAGDSVSGLGTGGMSTKLQAADVACRAGVDVIIAAGSRPGVIEDVMEGLSVGTRFHAQQSPLENRKRWIFGAPPAGEVTVDDGALAAILERGSSLLPTGIRAVDGNFSRGEVIRIRSLQGRDIAHGVCRYNSDALRRIAGHHSQQIDAILGYEYGPVAVHRDDMIVS; translated from the coding sequence ATGAGTGACAGCCAGACGCTGGTGGTAAAACTCGGCACCAGTGTGCTTACCGGCGGTTCGCGCCGCCTTAACCGCGCCCATATTGTGGAACTGGTGCGCCAGTGCGCCCATCTGCATGCAGCCGGGCACCGCATCATTATCGTGACGTCTGGCGCGATTGCCGCCGGACGCGAGCATCTGGGGTATCCTGAGCTTCCGGCGACCATAGCCTCTAAACAGCTGCTGGCAGCGGTTGGGCAAAGCCGCCTGATTCAGCTGTGGGAGCAGCTGTTTTCCATTTACGGCATTCACATTGGGCAGATGCTGCTCACCCGCGCCGACATGGAAGACCGTGAGCGTTTCCTTAACGCACGCGACACGCTGCGTGCCTTGCTGGATAACCGCATCGTGCCCGTCATTAACGAAAACGACGCAGTGGCAACGGCAGAAATCAAAGTAGGTGATAACGACAACCTGTCCGCGCTGGCAGCGATACTCGGCGGCGCTGATAAACTGCTGCTGCTGACCGACCAGCAGGGGCTGTTCACCGCCGATCCGCGTCACAACCCGCAGGCAGAACTGATTAAAGACGTGCGCGGCATTGACGATGCGCTGCGCGCGGTGGCGGGCGACAGCGTTTCCGGCCTCGGTACCGGTGGGATGAGCACCAAACTCCAGGCCGCAGACGTAGCCTGTCGTGCCGGTGTTGATGTCATTATCGCGGCGGGTAGCCGCCCGGGCGTAATTGAAGATGTGATGGAAGGGCTGTCGGTAGGTACGCGCTTTCACGCTCAGCAGTCACCGCTGGAAAATCGCAAACGCTGGATCTTCGGCGCTCCACCTGCCGGGGAAGTGACCGTTGATGATGGTGCATTAGCCGCCATTCTGGAGCGCGGCAGTTCGCTACTGCCAACCGGCATCCGTGCCGTTGACGGCAATTTCTCGCGCGGGGAAGTTATCCGCATTCGTAGCCTGCAAGGGCGCGATATCGCCCACGGCGTGTGTCGTTACAACAGTGATGCGCTCAGGCGCATTGCTGGCCATCATTCCCAGCAGATTGATGCCATTCTCGGCTATGAGTACGGCCCGGTTGCGGTACATCGCGATGACATGATTGTGAGCTAA